In a single window of the Dysgonomonas mossii genome:
- a CDS encoding hydrogen peroxide-inducible genes activator, whose amino-acid sequence MNIQQLEYIIAVDNHRHFAKAAEASFVTQPTLSMMIQKLEDELGVKIFDRSQLPVQPTVIGIQIINQARVIVSQVKQIKEIIQEEKGIVQGVFKLGIIPTIAPYLLPKLMKVHDENGYDIVLVIEETTTGQIIEKLLNGALDGAILATPLKNDKISEHPIYYERFYAYVSPRETSLYAKKELEEDDLNINRLWLLEEVHCFRGQILRICNMRKRKSSHSLFSYEAGSISTLINIVDNNSGLTIIPEMAIEDLTEQQKKNVRPLKGISPVREISLVTRKEFLRERVLDIIISEIKQSVPQPLLSLELKKFVVDI is encoded by the coding sequence ATGAACATACAGCAACTGGAGTATATTATTGCAGTGGACAATCACCGCCACTTTGCAAAAGCGGCTGAAGCCTCTTTTGTAACGCAGCCCACCCTAAGTATGATGATCCAGAAATTGGAAGATGAACTGGGGGTTAAAATATTTGATCGTAGTCAGTTGCCTGTTCAGCCAACTGTTATTGGTATTCAGATCATAAATCAGGCTCGTGTCATTGTATCGCAAGTAAAGCAGATAAAAGAAATAATCCAAGAAGAAAAAGGAATAGTACAAGGAGTGTTTAAATTGGGTATAATCCCTACTATCGCGCCTTATTTATTGCCGAAACTTATGAAGGTTCATGACGAAAATGGTTATGATATTGTTTTGGTAATAGAAGAAACTACAACCGGTCAGATAATAGAGAAGTTGTTGAATGGGGCTTTAGATGGAGCGATATTGGCTACACCTCTGAAAAATGACAAAATATCGGAACATCCTATATATTACGAACGATTCTATGCTTACGTTTCTCCCCGCGAAACGTCACTCTATGCAAAAAAAGAGCTGGAAGAAGATGATCTGAATATAAACCGTTTGTGGTTGCTTGAAGAAGTTCATTGTTTCAGAGGGCAAATATTGAGAATCTGTAATATGCGTAAGCGTAAAAGCTCACATTCTTTATTCTCTTATGAAGCAGGAAGCATAAGCACATTGATCAATATTGTAGATAACAATAGCGGGCTTACTATTATTCCCGAAATGGCAATAGAAGATCTTACCGAACAACAAAAAAAGAATGTGCGTCCACTGAAAGGTATTTCGCCGGTAAGAGAAATCAGCTTGGTTACTCGTAAAGAATTTTTGAGAGAAAGAGTTTTGGATATAATAATTTCGGAAATAAAGCAATCGGTACCCCAACCTCTATTGAGTTTAGAGCTAAAAAAGTTCGTTGTGGATATTTGA
- a CDS encoding GNAT family N-acetyltransferase: MQLTLTPVQDPDIELLSEWLHKDYILQWYHDADEWIHEIEEREGSFNFLSHYIVLENNRPIGFCQFYDCFDAKEDWYSVEFPNKIYSIDYLIGEENFLRRGYGKEIVRILTNKIIRDKNPEAIIVQPEQENVASCKALLTNGYIYDLDNNYYILKCL, from the coding sequence ATGCAACTGACTTTAACTCCGGTACAAGATCCAGACATCGAGTTATTAAGCGAATGGTTACATAAGGATTATATCCTGCAATGGTACCATGATGCTGATGAATGGATTCATGAAATAGAAGAAAGAGAAGGAAGCTTTAACTTCTTATCTCACTATATTGTTCTTGAGAATAATAGGCCTATTGGATTTTGTCAATTTTATGATTGCTTCGACGCCAAGGAAGATTGGTATTCGGTAGAGTTCCCAAACAAGATATATAGTATTGATTATTTAATTGGAGAAGAAAATTTTCTAAGGAGAGGATATGGCAAAGAAATTGTGAGAATTCTTACAAATAAAATAATCCGGGACAAAAATCCAGAGGCAATAATAGTTCAGCCGGAACAAGAAAATGTAGCATCATGCAAAGCTCTTTTAACGAACGGTTATATTTATGACTTAGATAATAATTATTACATACTAAAATGCTTATAA
- a CDS encoding NADP-dependent malic enzyme, with translation MPKVTKEAALKYHKSGRPGKIEVVPTKPHSTQMDLSLAYSPGVAEPCLEIEKEPQLAYEYTTKGNLVAVISNGTAVLGLGDIGALAGKPVMEGKGLLFKIFAGIDVFDIEVDEKDPEKFIQTVKAISPTFGGINLEDIKAPECFEIERRLREELDIPVMHDDQHGTAIISAAALINALDITNKDISKIKLVVNGAGASAIACTNLYMRFGVKKENIIMCDSKGVITTKRPNLTDTKKEFAIDSDITTLEQAIEGADVFLGLSTADILTKEMIRKMNNNPIVFALANPNPEISYEEAMESRDDIIFATGRSDYPNQVNNVLGFPYIFRGALDVRATTINEEMKLAASRAIADLAKELVPDVINSAYEIKKLTFGKDYIIPKPLDPRLLTSVSTAVAKAAIESGVAQKTITDWVEYQNRISEMMGYSNKLIHRLTALAKSERKRVVYCEGNHVNTIKAAIIAYKDNLCEPILLGSEERIQNIAKENGLDLNGIKIINHRNISEDVRRARYAQLLSEKKSREGIRYQEAFEKMSDRNYFGMMMVETGDADAVITGIYSHYREFAKTALEVIGLKPQYKHFAAMHIVQTKRGPYFLADTLINRWPEEDVLIEIVKLAHDTVQYFSTEPVIAMLSFSNYGADDNGSPKSIANAVRYFHENYPDYNIDGEMQLNFAMNKELRDKAFPFNTLKGKDVNTLIFPNLSSANISSKLLMELGIAGESLGPIQMGLRKAVHFTDIESSVRDIVNLTAVAVVDAIANSLQNK, from the coding sequence ATGCCTAAAGTTACAAAAGAAGCCGCTTTGAAATATCACAAAAGTGGGAGACCCGGAAAAATAGAGGTTGTACCTACTAAGCCGCATAGTACTCAAATGGATCTGTCTCTGGCATATTCTCCGGGTGTGGCAGAACCATGTCTCGAAATAGAAAAAGAACCTCAATTAGCGTATGAATATACGACCAAAGGGAATCTTGTTGCTGTTATTTCGAATGGGACAGCAGTACTTGGGTTAGGCGATATTGGTGCACTTGCAGGCAAACCTGTAATGGAGGGCAAAGGGCTCTTATTTAAAATATTCGCAGGTATTGATGTTTTTGATATTGAGGTGGATGAAAAAGATCCTGAAAAATTCATCCAAACAGTCAAGGCAATTTCTCCTACTTTCGGGGGTATTAACCTTGAGGATATAAAAGCGCCCGAATGTTTCGAAATAGAAAGAAGATTAAGAGAAGAGCTTGATATTCCGGTAATGCATGACGACCAACATGGCACAGCAATCATTTCTGCAGCAGCTTTGATAAATGCATTAGATATAACGAATAAAGATATATCCAAAATAAAACTTGTAGTAAATGGAGCCGGAGCTTCTGCTATCGCATGTACAAACCTGTATATGAGATTTGGTGTGAAAAAAGAAAACATCATTATGTGCGATAGCAAAGGTGTAATCACTACCAAACGCCCTAATTTAACAGATACTAAAAAAGAATTTGCGATCGATAGCGATATTACAACGCTAGAACAGGCTATCGAAGGAGCAGACGTTTTCTTAGGATTATCTACTGCTGATATTCTTACAAAGGAAATGATACGGAAAATGAATAATAATCCGATAGTATTTGCTTTAGCGAATCCGAATCCTGAAATTTCGTACGAAGAAGCAATGGAATCACGTGATGACATTATTTTTGCTACCGGCCGTTCCGATTATCCCAATCAGGTAAATAATGTTTTGGGATTTCCATACATTTTCAGAGGTGCATTAGATGTAAGAGCTACTACGATAAACGAGGAAATGAAACTCGCTGCATCTAGAGCGATTGCCGACCTTGCAAAAGAACTGGTTCCGGATGTTATTAATTCAGCCTATGAAATAAAAAAATTGACTTTTGGAAAAGACTATATTATCCCGAAACCGCTAGACCCAAGATTGTTGACATCAGTATCCACCGCCGTAGCCAAAGCCGCAATAGAGAGTGGAGTAGCTCAAAAGACAATCACCGACTGGGTAGAGTACCAAAACAGGATATCTGAGATGATGGGATATAGCAACAAGCTAATCCACCGTCTGACAGCTCTTGCCAAAAGCGAAAGAAAACGTGTTGTATATTGTGAAGGAAACCACGTTAATACTATAAAAGCTGCCATCATTGCGTATAAAGACAATCTGTGTGAACCTATTTTACTCGGTAGCGAAGAGCGAATACAGAATATAGCCAAAGAGAATGGACTTGACCTCAACGGAATAAAAATAATAAATCACAGAAATATCTCAGAGGATGTACGCAGAGCACGCTATGCTCAGCTATTGAGCGAGAAGAAGTCGCGAGAAGGTATCCGCTACCAAGAAGCATTCGAGAAAATGAGTGACCGCAACTATTTCGGAATGATGATGGTAGAGACTGGCGATGCTGATGCAGTTATCACTGGGATATATAGCCACTACCGTGAGTTTGCAAAAACGGCTTTGGAAGTGATCGGATTAAAACCTCAGTATAAACATTTTGCAGCCATGCATATTGTACAAACAAAAAGAGGCCCTTATTTTCTTGCTGACACACTTATTAATCGTTGGCCGGAAGAAGATGTGTTGATCGAAATAGTAAAACTGGCACACGACACTGTACAATATTTCTCTACAGAGCCGGTGATTGCAATGCTTTCGTTTTCGAACTACGGTGCTGATGATAACGGAAGCCCTAAAAGTATAGCAAATGCAGTAAGATATTTTCATGAAAATTATCCGGATTATAATATTGATGGAGAAATGCAGCTGAATTTTGCGATGAATAAAGAGCTAAGAGATAAAGCATTCCCATTCAACACACTTAAAGGCAAGGATGTAAATACATTGATATTCCCCAATTTAAGCTCAGCCAATATATCCAGTAAACTATTGATGGAATTGGGTATTGCAGGTGAAAGCTTAGGGCCAATTCAGATGGGATTGCGCAAAGCTGTCCACTTTACTGATATAGAAAGTTCAGTAAGAGACATAGTCAACTTAACGGCCGTAGCTGTTGTAGATGCAATTGCAAACAGCCTACAAAATAAGTAA
- a CDS encoding YggS family pyridoxal phosphate-dependent enzyme — MNISDNLHKIKETLPETVKLVAVSKFHPVEAIQKLYDNGQRVFGESRMQEVDLKHSKLPQDIEWHFIGHLQTNKVKAIVPYVHTIHSVDSWKLLQEIDKQAASVNKRICCLLEIHIAEEDSKYGLSFDTCRQMLDEGLWEQLKCTYIGGVMGMATFTDNVDLIRTEFRSLKLFYDELKADYFHDFDSFSEISMGMSDDYEIAVEEGATIVRVGSSIFGQREY; from the coding sequence ATGAATATATCAGATAACTTACATAAAATAAAAGAGACTTTACCTGAAACTGTAAAACTTGTCGCTGTATCTAAATTTCATCCTGTAGAAGCTATACAGAAACTTTATGATAACGGTCAACGTGTTTTTGGTGAAAGTCGGATGCAAGAGGTAGATCTGAAGCATAGTAAGTTGCCACAAGATATAGAATGGCACTTTATAGGTCATCTTCAAACAAACAAAGTAAAAGCAATCGTTCCATATGTTCATACTATTCATAGTGTTGATAGTTGGAAGCTTTTACAAGAAATAGATAAGCAGGCAGCAAGTGTAAATAAGCGTATTTGCTGTCTTTTAGAAATTCATATCGCTGAAGAAGATTCTAAATATGGCTTATCATTTGATACTTGTCGGCAGATGCTGGATGAAGGTCTTTGGGAGCAGTTGAAGTGTACATATATTGGAGGGGTAATGGGTATGGCTACCTTTACGGACAATGTAGACCTCATAAGAACAGAGTTTCGTAGCCTGAAACTATTCTATGATGAACTTAAAGCAGATTATTTCCATGATTTTGATTCGTTTTCCGAAATTTCTATGGGAATGTCTGATGATTATGAAATAGCAGTGGAGGAGGGAGCTACTATAGTACGAGTAGGTTCTTCAATATTTGGACAAAGAGAATACTAA
- a CDS encoding GFA family protein, which produces MNKKHKGTCLCGKVAFEIIGTFERFFLCHCEYCRKDTGSAHAANLFSTTAKLIWLSGEDNIKTFDFESSGHIKSFCLDCGSALPNIQMHGSLLVVPAGCLDTDISIVPQGHIYFSHKANWDNDLHKIQIFEELPL; this is translated from the coding sequence ATGAATAAAAAACATAAAGGAACCTGCTTATGTGGTAAAGTTGCGTTTGAAATAATAGGGACTTTTGAACGTTTCTTCCTCTGCCATTGTGAATATTGTCGTAAAGATACAGGCTCTGCCCATGCTGCAAACTTATTTTCTACGACAGCTAAATTAATATGGTTATCAGGAGAAGACAACATTAAGACCTTTGATTTCGAATCATCAGGACATATTAAAAGTTTCTGCCTCGATTGCGGCTCTGCACTTCCAAATATTCAGATGCATGGAAGTTTGCTTGTTGTTCCCGCAGGCTGCCTTGATACAGATATTTCTATTGTCCCACAAGGTCATATATATTTTTCGCACAAGGCTAATTGGGATAATGATTTACACAAAATTCAAATATTTGAAGAGCTCCCATTATAA